A single genomic interval of Antarcticibacterium arcticum harbors:
- a CDS encoding nucleoside deaminase: MDLIFDDSYFMRKALQEAEAAFEKGEVPVGVVVVINNQVIARGHNLTELLRDVTAHAEMQAITAAANFLGGKYLKDCTMYVSLEPCQMCAGALYWSQLSRLVFAANDPERGYRKMGAKLHPKTKVTQGVLEEEASVLLKRFFIQKRNLN, from the coding sequence ATGGATTTAATTTTTGACGACAGCTATTTTATGCGGAAAGCTCTCCAGGAAGCCGAAGCCGCCTTCGAGAAAGGTGAGGTTCCCGTGGGGGTGGTAGTGGTGATCAATAACCAGGTAATTGCCCGGGGTCATAATTTAACTGAATTGCTGCGCGATGTTACTGCCCACGCCGAGATGCAGGCAATAACGGCAGCCGCAAATTTTCTGGGAGGAAAATATCTTAAGGACTGTACAATGTATGTAAGCCTGGAACCCTGCCAGATGTGCGCCGGCGCACTGTACTGGAGTCAGCTGTCACGGTTGGTCTTTGCCGCCAATGATCCCGAAAGGGGCTACCGTAAAATGGGCGCAAAACTTCACCCAAAAACAAAAGTCACCCAGGGGGTTCTGGAAGAGGAAGCTTCGGTTTTGTTGAAGAGATTCTTTATTCAGAAAAGAAATTTAAACTAA
- a CDS encoding sugar porter family MFS transporter — MKNKTYLILITIVSALGGLLFGYDTGVINGSQYYFSQYFDLDAGMKGWVVGSALIGCFFGAVISGPLSNAVGRKYSLIISAVLFSISAWGSGLPDFMPQSVTLLVIFRLLGGLGIGIASMNAPTYIAEIAPAKIRGTLVTYYQLAIVIGFFVVFLVTYFIGNAATPEENIQDGWRYMLWSELIPSLSFLVLLFFVPRSPRWLALKGQKSKALEVLVKIHGKEMADMEFQDIENSIMRDNKKVKVNIFAKGVFSIIVIGTILSVLQQFTGINAVLYYGADIFEQALGFGQEDVLAQQILLAGVNLVFTFVAMATVDKFGRKPLIYIGSLGMLTGFLMLGFTLMNGTVGIISLIGVLLFIASFAMSMGPVVWVVLSEMFPNNMRSVAMSIAVAAQWAANYVVTQSFPLVAESEVNNSAYWNGSLPYFIFSAFILSIIFFTYKYLPETKGKTLEELEDMWDIPQSAIATESFEK, encoded by the coding sequence ATGAAAAACAAAACATACTTAATTCTTATTACTATTGTTTCAGCCCTGGGAGGTCTCCTTTTTGGATATGACACCGGGGTTATTAATGGATCCCAGTATTATTTCAGTCAGTATTTTGACCTGGACGCGGGAATGAAAGGCTGGGTTGTAGGTAGTGCCCTTATAGGTTGTTTCTTTGGAGCTGTTATCTCCGGTCCCTTGAGCAATGCTGTAGGTAGAAAATATTCCCTGATTATTTCAGCTGTTTTATTTTCAATTTCAGCCTGGGGTTCAGGGTTACCTGATTTTATGCCTCAAAGCGTTACACTACTGGTAATATTCCGTCTTCTGGGAGGTCTTGGAATTGGGATCGCGTCTATGAATGCTCCCACATATATTGCTGAAATTGCACCTGCCAAGATAAGGGGTACGTTGGTAACCTATTACCAACTGGCAATTGTAATTGGATTTTTCGTGGTGTTTCTGGTAACTTATTTCATAGGAAATGCTGCAACCCCTGAAGAAAATATACAGGATGGATGGAGGTATATGCTGTGGAGCGAACTTATACCCAGCTTATCGTTTTTAGTCCTGTTGTTTTTTGTGCCCCGCAGCCCGCGCTGGTTAGCATTAAAAGGACAAAAATCAAAGGCTCTGGAAGTGCTTGTGAAGATCCATGGTAAGGAAATGGCCGATATGGAATTTCAGGATATAGAGAATTCCATTATGAGAGATAACAAAAAAGTCAAGGTCAATATTTTTGCCAAAGGGGTATTTTCCATTATTGTAATTGGTACTATTCTTTCGGTCTTACAGCAATTTACCGGTATTAATGCGGTACTTTATTATGGAGCCGATATTTTTGAGCAAGCCCTTGGTTTTGGCCAGGAAGACGTGCTTGCACAACAAATCTTACTCGCAGGCGTGAATCTTGTGTTTACGTTTGTTGCTATGGCAACGGTAGATAAATTTGGCCGGAAACCTCTTATTTACATAGGATCCTTGGGAATGCTAACGGGCTTTTTAATGCTAGGATTCACCTTGATGAATGGAACTGTTGGAATTATTTCCCTTATTGGGGTTCTATTGTTCATTGCCTCTTTTGCAATGTCTATGGGGCCAGTGGTTTGGGTGGTCTTGTCCGAAATGTTCCCCAATAATATGCGTAGTGTTGCCATGTCTATAGCGGTGGCTGCGCAATGGGCCGCCAATTATGTGGTAACCCAATCTTTCCCGCTGGTGGCAGAAAGTGAAGTTAATAACTCTGCTTACTGGAATGGGTCACTGCCTTATTTTATCTTTTCGGCATTTATCCTTTCTATAATTTTCTTTACCTATAAGTATCTTCCGGAAACCAAAGGAAAAACACTGGAAGAACTTGAAGATATGTGGGATATACCACAGTCGGCCATTGCAACCGAATCTTTTGAGAAATAA